The segment CTCCTCTCTGAAGCCCGGCACCCTACTCCCGCCATAATGAGTTCCCATGACTTCTGGCGCTCTGCCTGGACTAAGAGGCGGGGTGCTGCAGCTCTGTAAACAAACAGCACTTTCCTTCCCACTGTCAAGGCCCGTTGGCTTCTCAACTGCTGAAACCATTTCCAAGTCGATGCTGAGTGGCTACAGTTTTCCTGCAGTGCTGGGTCGCTGGCAACAGGGCCTGTGAGGCTCATTTCCTGCCTGTTGCCAACTGTGGTGGCCTTGGGGAGGAGCTGGCTGGTCAGGTGAGGGTGGGGGCAGCCTCCAGAGACAGACATGGGCCTTGCCCTAGGCTGCATGCCCGTCTTCGGGGGGCCTGTTGGCCTCCCTGACAGGTGAAGGTACCCAAGGCTGCAGCCTGAAAGCAGGGACCACCAACTCACAGCTCCTGGAGTTCTCGGGCCACTTTGTCCACCTCCGGCTTCACAaggcagcagctgctgcagcccaaccccCCACCCCTCACGTGGCCCCCAGGCCCATGTGGCTAGACTTCTCTTCCCAACCCAGACTCTGGTCCAGGCACATCCTGCTCAGGGACTCCTCGGTTGGCCCATCATTTCTGTGCAGGGCACAGCCAGTGCCCAGCCTGGACAGGCCCCAAATGCCTCCCGACACTGGCAGCTGCCTGGCCACCCTGCAGCCCTGCCAAACTTGCTGCTCACCCAGGTAGCGGCCTCCAGCCTTGATGACAATGGCACTGCGGCTCCGTGTCTCCTCCTCTGCCTGGGCCATGCTCTGCCGCGCCTTCTGGTAGGAGTCGTCGGTGGCGCACACTGTGATCTTGTCCTGTATGCTGCCCAGGCAGTCCAGGTGGACGTCCCCATGACTGCAAGACAAGGCCAGGAGCTGGGGTCAGCAACTGGGACAATGCAGGGAGGATCTGTTCAGGACCCAAGCCCCcagtccacccacctcgcctGGAAAACAGGCTCCATCAGCACCGTCTCAGGCAACACGGTTTCAATGGGGCACATCTTAACCCTGGGCCAGAGGTGGCACCTTGAGAGTCAGTGGGGTGCTCTGGGTTGGGGCGGCACCTCACCTGGAGACATACTGCTGGATGCAGTCAAAGCTGCCCTGGGGGTTGTCGCGGCCGATGTTGGAGAGGTAGAAGGAGAACGTCCGCGCCTCCGCGGGGCAGTCGGGCTGGGGGATGGAGATGTGCTGCATGGAGGGGGAGGGGGTGTCACCGGGAGGTCCTTAGCAGGACCGGCCCCCAGCCTGCATCTCCTGCACGAGTCCCCACAATGCAACCCTCACAACAGGAATGTGCTGGCCCCTTTCCCTAAAACACACCCCTGCTCTTCTGCCAGTGATGGGATGGGTGGCCCATCCTCAGCAACACACACTGCGTAGAGAGGGGACTCAGGCACCTATGCGGGTGGGCATGGGGCCAGGGGCCGTTTTCAGCAGCAACAGCACTGCTGTCTGAGGACAGTGCTCAGCACCTGCCCAGATGCAGGGCCCCCACCCCAATCGTGTGACCCCTGGAAAGTGGCTTGTCTGGACCACGACTCACTTTCCCCACCCCCAAACGGACAGACCTGGCCTGGGACATCCTATGAGGTAAAATGCGACAAGAGGGGCTTGGACAGCCATCCGCAACTCTGGTGCCCCTCCTTGGC is part of the Piliocolobus tephrosceles isolate RC106 unplaced genomic scaffold, ASM277652v3 unscaffolded_13002, whole genome shotgun sequence genome and harbors:
- the LOC111534063 gene encoding RNA polymerase II elongation factor ELL-like is translated as MQHISIPQPDCPAEARTFSFYLSNIGRDNPQGSFDCIQQYVSSHGDVHLDCLGSIQDKITVCATDDSYQKARQSMAQAEEETRSRSAIVIKAGGRYLGEQQVWQGCRVARQLPVSGGIWGLSRLGTGCALHRNDGPTEESLSRMCLDQSLGWEEKSSHMGLGAT